CAGAACAATGTGAATTTATAACAAGTCAATTAGGAGGAGAATATAACTTAAAAACAAACATGACTAAATTAAGTATTCAAGGAGCAGGCATTATGGGCAGACCTAGTGTTTCAGCTGATTTATTTGATACTTTATCTCAAGCAAATATAAATGTCAGGTTAATAGCTACTAGTGAAATTAAAGTCAGCTGTGTAATTGAAATCAATAATATACCAAAAGCTATTAGATTTGTTGCTGAGAAATTTAAGTTATCCGATACACAAATATTTGTTAATCCAATCAATAAAAAACAAGATCAACCTGAAGTAAGAGGAATTGCATTAGATAAAAACCAAGTTCAAGTAAGTTTTCGAAAACTGCCTGATCGTCCAGGTGTAGCAGCATCGATATGTTTAGCATTAGCTGAAAATAATTTACTTATCGATACTATCGTTCAGTCTGAAAGAATTTCCTCTTTAAAAACTAAGGATATTAGTCTTACAATGAATAAACAAGATAGAGAAAAAGCTAACTTAGTTTTTGAGGCCTTAACAAAAAAATTACCCGGATCATACATTGAAGATGGCCCTGCTATAGCCAAAGTAAGCACTGTAGGAGCGGGAATGGCATTTAAGGTTGGAACGGCTGGAAAAATATTTAGAGCATTGGCTGACCAAAATATCAATATTGAAATGATTGCCACTAGTGAAATCAGGACTTCATGTATTGTTTTAGAAAAAGATTGTGACAAAGCAGTTAATGCGATTCATAATCATTTCGAATTAGAAAAATAAGTTCTTTTTAATTATTTCTTGCCAATTTTTGTCTTAATTTTTTGATTCTATCCCTCAAATTTGCTGCTTCTTCAAAATTTAACTCTTTTGCAGCATCTTTCATTTTAATTTCTAACTTTTCTATTAAGTCAGGCAATTCTTCGAGCAAACATTGATTATCACTGGAACCGAGAATTGCGTCAGTTTTGTTATTGACTATATTTATTAAATCTTTAGATAAACCACCAGCATCTAATTTTCTGGAAAGTTCTAGAAAAGATAATATTGAATTTTCTATTTTTTTGCCTGCAGGTTTTGGGGTAATACCATTGACTTGGTTATATTTTTTTTGAATAGTTCTTCTTCTTTCAGTTTCAGATATTGCTCTTTTCATTGAATCTGTGAAATTATCTGCATAGAGCAAGGCAACACCTTCAACATGTCTTGCAGCTCTTCCTATTGTTTGAATCAATGACCTTTCAGCTCTGAGAAAACCTTCTTTATCAGCATCTAAAATGGCAACTAAGGATACTTCAGGAAGATCTAGTCCCTCTCTTAATAAATTAACTCCTACCAAAACATCATATTCGCCAATTCTGAGGTCTTGAATAATTTCAATTCTTTCAATTGAATGGATTTCGGAATGCAAATATCTAACTCTTACTTTATTTTCAGATAAATAATCAGTTAGATCTTCAGCCATTCTCTTGGTAAGTGTTGTGACAAGCACTCGTTGCTTCTTTTCAGCTCTAATTCTTATTTCAGATAATAGATCTTCTATTTGGCCCTCACTAGGTCTTACATCAATTACAGGATCTAATACCCCGGTTGGTCTTATAACTTGCTCAATAAATTCACCATCACATTTATCTAATTCCCATTGACCCGGAGTTGCACTTATAAATAATGTCTGTTTTGATTTTTCCCAAAACTCTTCACATTTTAAAGGTCTATTATCTGCAGCACTGGGCAATCTAAAACCATGATCTATTAAAACTTTTTTTCTAGATTGATCACCGTTGTACATGGCATGAAGTTGAGGACACGTTACATGACTCTCATCAACTACCAACAACCAATCTTTGGGAAAGTAATCTATTAAGCATTCTGGCGGTGAACCTTCTTCCCTACCTGATAAATGACGGGCATAATTCTCAACTCCATTACAATAACCAACCTCTTTGAGCATTTCTAAATCATATTTTGTGCGTTGTTCTAGTCGTTGAGCCTCTAATAATTTTCCTTCGTATGTAAATTTATCTAGTTGAATTTTTAATTCACTTCTAATTGCACTTATTGCACTCTCAAGTCTTTCTTTTGGGGTCACAAAATGCTTCGCTGGGTAAACGCTAACTTGTTCCAAACTTTCAAGTATTTCACCTGTAGTAGGGTCAACATATCTAATAGCTTCGACCTCATCACCAAATAATTCGATTCTAATTAATCTATCCTCATAAGCTGGACCGATTTCTAAAACATCGCCTTTAATTCTGAATCTACCTCTAGTAATTTCAATATCATTTCTAGTATATTGATTTTCAACAAGAGACCTCAAAGAAGAACGTAGATTTATTGATTTTCCCACTTCAAATTTAACTGCAGCTTTTAAATACTCACTCGGTATACCAAGACCATAAATACAACTTATTGAGGCTACAACAATTACATCTTTTCTTTCAAATAATGAGCGTGTTGCAGAATGCCTAAGCATATCTATTTCTTCATTAATTGAAGCAGTTTTGGCTATGTAAGTATCACTTACAGGTACATAAGCTTCAGGTTGATAATAATCGTAGTAAGAAATGAAGTACTCAACAGCATTTTTTGGAAAAAATTCCCTTAATTCATTACATAGTTGTGCAGCCAACGTTTTGTTATGGGCTAAAACAAGTGCTGGTCTTCCTGTTTGTTGAATTACATTGGCAATGGTAAATGTTTTACCAGTTCCAGTAGCTCCTAAAAGAGTCTGAAACTGTTTACCATTATTTACGCCTTTAACTAATTTTTTAATAGCTTCTGGTTGATCTCCATTTGGTTCGTAAGGAGCTTGAAGCTTATAGTTGTTCATCAAGCTAGTAGCTAAAGGATGTTGCTATACTAAGAAATTTTTTCTCCAATTATTGAATTTTTCAAAGATTCTTTTAAGCCCCTAACAACCGCAATCATTGATATTAAATCATTTAATTTATTAATCACAGATCCAACGCCAACTGCTGAGGCTCCAGAGGATATTGCTAGTGGACAAGTTACTTGGCTTAATCCAGAGGCACTCATGATTGGTATATTCAGAGATTGTTTCTTAAATTCTTGATGGATAGCATAGGTAGCTGCAAGAGTTGGTACTGATTTTTCAAAAAAACCTTGAATTCCTGGAGAGTAAGGAGTAGAACTGGTACCACCTTCTGTTTGAATAATATCAACGCCTTCTTCGACTAGCTTTACAGCAAGATCAACCTGTTTATCAATAGGCATAGTATGAGGAACAGTTACTGATAAAGGAAAATTAGGCAATAAATCCCTCGTCTCTTTTGTAATGTTTAAAACTTTTTTATCTGAAAAATGAATGCCTTTTTCATAAAAAGTATCGTAATTTCCTATCTCAATTAATGATGCTCCTGCTTTTACACAATCTTGAAAAGATCGAGGCACTACTGAACTGACACAAACGGGTAGTGTTGAATTCTTTAGTGCTAAATCAACGAGTTCAGGTTTACAAGCAATATCGACAAGATCTGCACCTCCTAATGAAGCAGCCTCAACAATTATTTTCACAGACTGAACATCGAAATTATTCAATCCTGAAATAACTTTGAGTAAAGATTTGCTTCTTAACTCTTCTTTGATTTTTTGTGGCAAAAGATTAATCAGACTCATTTACTTAATGAATTTATTACCCGATTGTGACATTGTTTTAGTAAAACAGTGCATTTTTTAAAAAATATTATCTGAGCAACACAAAATGACTGATAAAAAATTAAGTCAGAAAAATTGGTCATCATGGCATCATCAGCTTCATAAGGAGATTCTTAACAAAAAAATATTAATTCCCAAAGGATCCAATATTTTATTAAGTGTTTCGGGGGGTCAAGACTCAATGGCCTTATTAACCCTAATTAATGACCTAAAAAAACTACATAATTGGTCTATTAGTGTTTGGCATGGTGATCATCAGTGGCACAAAAAATCATCACTATATGCTCTTGAATTAAAAGATTATTGCGAAGATAGAAATATTTCATTCTCTTTTGATCAAGCAAATAAAGTAAATATTTCTTCAGAAGAAAAAGCACGAGAATGGAGATATAAAAAATTATGTGAAAGAGCCAAAACTTTATTAAATAAAAACCAGGAAAAACATAATATTTATTTGTTAACTGGTCACACGAGTAGTGATAATGCAGAAACATTTATCCTGAATTTATCAAGAGGAAGCAATTTTGCAGGTCTGAGTAATATTGAGAGTAAAAGATTAATAGAAAATCAAATTTATTTAATAAGACCAATATTAATTTTTAGTAGGGAAGATACAAAACAATTTTGCAATGATATGAAGATCCCAATCTGGGAAGATCCTACAAATTCAGATCTTAAATTAAAAAGAAATTTAGTAAGAAAAAAAATTATTCCTACTTTAGAAGTCATTTATCCAGGTTGTTCTGAAAGGATAAATAATTTTTCCCAAAAAATGAGCAAATACAATAATGAACGTAATGATCTTAGTGAACTAGCTTATTTATATTGTAAAGATGTTAAAGGTATAGATAGGAATCTCCTAAATGGTATGTGTATTGAAGCGAGGTGCACAATTTTAAATAGATTTTTAAAAGAAATATCTGCAAAACAATGTAGTTCTAAAAATCTGACAAAAT
The genomic region above belongs to Prochlorococcus marinus XMU1405 and contains:
- the uvrB gene encoding excinuclease ABC subunit UvrB; the encoded protein is MNNYKLQAPYEPNGDQPEAIKKLVKGVNNGKQFQTLLGATGTGKTFTIANVIQQTGRPALVLAHNKTLAAQLCNELREFFPKNAVEYFISYYDYYQPEAYVPVSDTYIAKTASINEEIDMLRHSATRSLFERKDVIVVASISCIYGLGIPSEYLKAAVKFEVGKSINLRSSLRSLVENQYTRNDIEITRGRFRIKGDVLEIGPAYEDRLIRIELFGDEVEAIRYVDPTTGEILESLEQVSVYPAKHFVTPKERLESAISAIRSELKIQLDKFTYEGKLLEAQRLEQRTKYDLEMLKEVGYCNGVENYARHLSGREEGSPPECLIDYFPKDWLLVVDESHVTCPQLHAMYNGDQSRKKVLIDHGFRLPSAADNRPLKCEEFWEKSKQTLFISATPGQWELDKCDGEFIEQVIRPTGVLDPVIDVRPSEGQIEDLLSEIRIRAEKKQRVLVTTLTKRMAEDLTDYLSENKVRVRYLHSEIHSIERIEIIQDLRIGEYDVLVGVNLLREGLDLPEVSLVAILDADKEGFLRAERSLIQTIGRAARHVEGVALLYADNFTDSMKRAISETERRRTIQKKYNQVNGITPKPAGKKIENSILSFLELSRKLDAGGLSKDLINIVNNKTDAILGSSDNQCLLEELPDLIEKLEIKMKDAAKELNFEEAANLRDRIKKLRQKLARNN
- a CDS encoding DUF561 domain-containing protein gives rise to the protein MSLINLLPQKIKEELRSKSLLKVISGLNNFDVQSVKIIVEAASLGGADLVDIACKPELVDLALKNSTLPVCVSSVVPRSFQDCVKAGASLIEIGNYDTFYEKGIHFSDKKVLNITKETRDLLPNFPLSVTVPHTMPIDKQVDLAVKLVEEGVDIIQTEGGTSSTPYSPGIQGFFEKSVPTLAATYAIHQEFKKQSLNIPIMSASGLSQVTCPLAISSGASAVGVGSVINKLNDLISMIAVVRGLKESLKNSIIGEKIS
- the tilS gene encoding tRNA lysidine(34) synthetase TilS, whose translation is MTDKKLSQKNWSSWHHQLHKEILNKKILIPKGSNILLSVSGGQDSMALLTLINDLKKLHNWSISVWHGDHQWHKKSSLYALELKDYCEDRNISFSFDQANKVNISSEEKAREWRYKKLCERAKTLLNKNQEKHNIYLLTGHTSSDNAETFILNLSRGSNFAGLSNIESKRLIENQIYLIRPILIFSREDTKQFCNDMKIPIWEDPTNSDLKLKRNLVRKKIIPTLEVIYPGCSERINNFSQKMSKYNNERNDLSELAYLYCKDVKGIDRNLLNGMCIEARCTILNRFLKEISAKQCSSKNLTKLATSIYEKNKGQINLQEFLKIVWDKNYINFEKS